A genomic window from Levilactobacillus yonginensis includes:
- a CDS encoding histidine phosphatase family protein: MNKQITLYLVRHGQTYFNIYNKLQGWSNSPLTDAGIADAKGAAERLKDVQFAAAYCSDTTRAEQTARTILAANLSQPSANLTSSHFFREEFYGYYEGTDMAQAWYVAGAPHGVPSFKAIEEKYSIGKAKDFLKEADPFRQAENNEEYWARVDQGFDMIRQDPILKDGDNVLVISHGNTLLSLMERYGQGQYDLSVRPANGSVTKLSLTPDDIKVLSYNQKD; the protein is encoded by the coding sequence ATGAACAAGCAAATCACGCTTTATTTGGTTCGGCACGGCCAAACCTATTTCAACATCTATAACAAATTGCAGGGTTGGAGCAATTCTCCGCTGACGGACGCAGGGATTGCGGATGCCAAAGGGGCCGCTGAACGGCTTAAGGACGTGCAGTTTGCCGCAGCTTACTGTAGTGATACCACGCGGGCTGAGCAAACGGCGCGGACCATCTTAGCAGCTAACTTGTCGCAACCATCGGCTAATTTAACGTCTTCCCATTTCTTCAGAGAAGAGTTTTACGGGTATTACGAGGGGACCGACATGGCCCAGGCGTGGTACGTTGCTGGGGCACCACATGGAGTGCCGTCGTTTAAGGCAATTGAAGAAAAATATTCAATTGGTAAGGCGAAAGATTTCTTGAAGGAAGCCGATCCCTTCCGTCAGGCCGAAAACAATGAAGAGTACTGGGCTCGGGTCGACCAAGGATTTGACATGATTCGCCAGGACCCAATTCTGAAAGATGGTGATAACGTCCTGGTAATCAGTCACGGTAACACGTTGCTCAGTCTGATGGAACGTTATGGTCAGGGTCAGTATGATTTGAGTGTTCGGCCAGCTAACGGAAGTGTTACCAAGCTTTCCTTAACACCCGATGACATTAAAGTTTTGAGTTATAATCAGAAAGATTAG
- a CDS encoding GNAT family N-acetyltransferase: MECRMAWGKKNPVYDDALGIRKDVFIEEQGIDPRDELDGADEDKMHYVGYVDDKPVTTARIDMLAGNRVKIQRVATVADERQHGYAGELIKQIISDAKKSDVSRIELDAQLTALDFYQQLGFEPVSEPFKEAGIQHRTVQYQVK; this comes from the coding sequence ATGGAATGTAGAATGGCTTGGGGTAAAAAGAACCCCGTCTATGATGATGCCTTAGGTATCCGTAAGGACGTTTTTATTGAAGAACAGGGGATTGACCCTCGCGACGAGTTAGATGGCGCTGACGAGGACAAGATGCACTACGTGGGCTACGTGGACGACAAACCAGTCACGACGGCCAGAATTGATATGCTGGCTGGAAATCGTGTCAAAATTCAGCGGGTAGCAACGGTGGCTGATGAACGCCAACACGGGTATGCTGGGGAACTCATTAAGCAGATCATTAGCGACGCGAAGAAGTCTGATGTCAGCCGAATCGAGCTGGATGCCCAATTGACTGCGCTAGATTTCTATCAGCAACTGGGATTTGAACCTGTGAGCGAGCCATTCAAAGAGGCTGGTATTCAACACCGGACGGTTCAGTATCAAGTTAAATAG